A region from the Nocardioides plantarum genome encodes:
- a CDS encoding MCE family protein, whose protein sequence is MAGASNRNRTTLSAGLKLAVFTVVSILVTGLLAVIMGNIGFGDGRTYRAEFANASSLEKGDDVRVAGVSVGEVTSVEHAGKENANALVTFRVQADLPLTTASRAEIRFLNLVGDRYLALEEGIDKGAADLGEDDVIPMRQTEPALDLTALFNGFKPLFSALAPQDVNELTMNIVQVLQGEGGTVASLLDNTASLTNTLADRDQLIGEVVDNLGTTLETVDSRHVQLERLVVELRDWMGDLAADRETIGSSLSSISDLTAVVADLLEQGRPLLKDDIAELRTLAKLLNKPENKKLVVEIFDRLPESMTDQTRTGTYGSWYNYYICGFAGKITLPVVSGLPIIKDLNKQLNSIDFRSTAPRCNR, encoded by the coding sequence GTGGCCGGCGCCTCCAACCGCAACCGCACGACCCTGTCGGCCGGCCTCAAGCTGGCGGTGTTCACGGTGGTCTCGATCCTGGTCACCGGGCTGCTGGCCGTGATCATGGGCAACATCGGGTTCGGTGACGGCCGGACCTACCGGGCCGAGTTCGCCAACGCCAGCTCCCTGGAGAAGGGCGACGACGTCCGGGTCGCCGGTGTCAGCGTCGGGGAGGTCACCTCCGTCGAGCACGCCGGCAAGGAGAACGCCAACGCCCTGGTGACCTTCCGGGTCCAGGCCGACCTGCCGTTGACCACGGCCTCGCGCGCCGAGATCCGCTTCCTCAACCTGGTGGGCGACCGCTACCTCGCGCTCGAGGAGGGCATCGACAAGGGCGCCGCCGACCTCGGCGAGGACGACGTCATCCCGATGAGGCAGACCGAGCCCGCGCTCGACCTGACCGCCCTCTTCAACGGCTTCAAGCCGCTGTTCTCGGCCCTGGCGCCCCAGGACGTCAACGAGCTCACCATGAACATCGTCCAGGTGTTGCAGGGCGAGGGCGGCACCGTCGCCTCCCTGCTCGACAACACCGCGTCGCTCACCAACACCCTGGCCGACCGCGACCAGCTCATCGGCGAGGTCGTCGACAACCTGGGCACCACCCTCGAGACGGTCGACTCCCGCCACGTCCAGCTCGAGCGCCTTGTGGTCGAGCTGCGCGACTGGATGGGCGACCTCGCCGCCGACCGCGAGACGATCGGCAGCTCGCTGAGCAGCATCTCCGACCTCACCGCCGTCGTCGCCGACCTGCTCGAGCAGGGCCGCCCGCTGCTCAAGGACGACATCGCCGAGCTGCGCACCCTGGCCAAGTTGCTCAACAAGCCCGAGAACAAGAAGCTCGTCGTCGAGATCTTCGACCGGCTGCCCGAGTCGATGACCGACCAGACCCGGACCGGCACCTACGGATCTTGGTACAACTACTACATCTGCGGCTTCGCCGGGAAGATCACCCTCCCGGTCGTCAGCGGGCTCCCGATCATCAAGGACCTCAACAAGCAGCTCAACAGCATCGACTTCCGCTCCACGGCTCCCCGGTGCAATCGATGA
- a CDS encoding MCE family protein, with translation MSRKDERRVMRYGSITLVLMLLVMAAAFNLSKFPGFRGETYQAWFTEAGGIRKGSSVQVGGIRSGRVSGVELKDSQVLVTFTIDQGIELGEDTTASVEVLNLLGEKYLRLTPAGGGDLAQDEPIPTTFPDGRPRTTTAYDIIDVFGDLTQTTEGIDKDALKDAFDVLSDTVDSAAPEIAESFRGISRLSQTVASRDEQLQALFASSKNVSKVLADRSDELVELMGSADKVFDELKKRKDAIHRLLVNARALARELRGVVTDNQAQIAPALREVDDLLDTLISREKELKATLAALGPYVSILGNIIGTGPWFDAYAVNLLAIPTGEFVPGVPEVLR, from the coding sequence ATGAGCCGCAAGGACGAGCGCCGCGTGATGCGCTACGGCTCGATCACGCTCGTGCTGATGCTGCTGGTCATGGCCGCCGCCTTCAACCTCTCGAAGTTCCCGGGCTTTCGCGGCGAGACCTACCAGGCGTGGTTCACCGAGGCCGGCGGCATCCGCAAGGGGAGCAGCGTCCAGGTCGGCGGCATCCGCTCGGGCCGCGTCTCCGGCGTCGAGCTGAAGGACTCCCAGGTGCTGGTGACCTTCACCATCGACCAGGGCATCGAGCTGGGCGAGGACACCACCGCGTCGGTCGAGGTGCTCAACCTGCTGGGCGAGAAGTACCTCCGGCTCACCCCGGCCGGCGGCGGCGACCTCGCGCAGGACGAGCCGATCCCGACGACGTTCCCCGACGGCCGCCCCCGCACCACCACGGCCTACGACATCATCGACGTCTTCGGCGACCTGACGCAGACGACCGAGGGCATCGACAAAGACGCTCTGAAGGATGCCTTCGACGTGCTCAGCGACACCGTCGACTCGGCCGCCCCCGAGATCGCCGAGAGCTTCCGGGGCATCTCCCGGCTGTCGCAGACGGTCGCCTCGCGCGACGAGCAGCTGCAGGCCCTGTTCGCCAGCTCCAAGAACGTCTCGAAGGTGCTGGCCGACCGTAGCGACGAGCTGGTCGAGCTCATGGGCAGCGCCGACAAGGTCTTCGACGAGCTGAAGAAGCGCAAGGACGCCATCCACCGGCTGCTGGTCAACGCCCGTGCGCTGGCGCGCGAGCTGCGCGGCGTCGTCACCGACAACCAGGCGCAGATCGCCCCGGCCCTGCGCGAGGTCGACGACCTCCTCGACACCTTGATCAGCCGCGAGAAGGAGCTGAAGGCGACCCTGGCCGCCCTCGGCCCCTACGTCTCGATCCTCGGCAACATCATCGGCACGGGCCCCTGGTTCGACGCCTACGCCGTCAACCTCCTCGCGATCCCGACCGGCGAGTTCGTCCCCGGCGTCCCCGAGGTGCTGCGATGA
- a CDS encoding MCE family protein produces the protein MPLLVNVHHDTRREHLRLLVAGVVFLTAMALLVALSIAIYDKKFATVTTITIRADRAGLQLAKFGDVRRHGVLIGQVRQVSEKDGEAEIEVALDPAAAREIPANVTVQILPTTLFGQKFVSFVEPAKPSRTPLAPDAVIPSSRVETNVELSRILANLFPLLRAVRPADLNLTLNALETALEGRGDQLGETLDDLNRYIDGIEGSLPTLREDLGLIADVADTYDDAAPDLLRVLGNLTVTGRTVVEKRQSLDVFFTDLTGLADTSRTLLRDNEANLIEVGKVGAPVLKLLATYSPELPCLLKGAARYAPILAKTFEGNQVKQYLELGSAQYGAYTQKDLPEYGEIGHGPWCSGLPYPPVPIGPNAFKDGTDIDDDPPTSDLPGLPGLPRPRTAPGWTRQGGFGIGMSSGYAGTAGDQQVLNALLADRTGRPADSYGSLGALLYGPVVRGGTGGAS, from the coding sequence ATGCCGCTGCTCGTCAACGTCCACCACGACACCAGGCGTGAGCACCTGCGCCTGCTCGTCGCGGGCGTCGTCTTCCTCACCGCGATGGCCCTGCTGGTCGCCCTGTCGATCGCGATCTACGACAAGAAGTTCGCCACCGTCACCACCATCACCATCCGGGCCGACCGGGCCGGCCTGCAGCTCGCCAAGTTCGGCGACGTACGCCGCCACGGCGTGCTGATCGGCCAGGTCCGGCAGGTGTCCGAGAAGGACGGCGAGGCCGAGATCGAGGTCGCCCTCGACCCGGCGGCAGCCCGCGAGATCCCCGCCAACGTCACCGTCCAGATCCTGCCCACGACGTTGTTCGGCCAGAAGTTCGTCTCCTTCGTCGAGCCCGCGAAGCCGTCGCGCACCCCGCTGGCGCCCGACGCCGTGATCCCGTCGTCGCGGGTCGAGACCAACGTCGAGCTCAGCCGCATCCTGGCCAACCTGTTCCCGCTGCTGAGGGCCGTGCGACCCGCCGACCTCAACCTGACGCTCAACGCCCTCGAGACCGCGCTCGAGGGTCGCGGCGACCAGCTGGGCGAGACCCTCGACGACCTCAACCGCTACATCGACGGCATCGAGGGCTCCCTGCCGACGTTGCGCGAGGACCTCGGGCTGATCGCCGACGTGGCCGACACCTACGACGACGCCGCGCCCGACCTGCTCCGGGTGCTCGGCAACCTCACCGTCACCGGCCGCACCGTGGTCGAGAAGCGCCAGTCGCTCGACGTCTTCTTCACCGACCTCACCGGGCTGGCCGACACCAGCCGCACGCTGCTGCGCGACAACGAGGCCAACCTGATCGAGGTCGGCAAGGTCGGTGCGCCCGTGCTCAAGCTGCTGGCGACGTACTCGCCCGAGCTGCCGTGCCTGCTCAAGGGGGCCGCGCGCTACGCACCCATCCTGGCCAAGACCTTCGAGGGCAACCAGGTCAAGCAGTACCTCGAGCTCGGCTCGGCCCAGTACGGCGCCTACACGCAGAAGGACCTGCCCGAGTACGGCGAGATCGGCCACGGGCCCTGGTGCTCGGGGCTGCCCTACCCACCGGTGCCGATCGGGCCGAACGCATTCAAGGACGGCACCGACATCGACGACGATCCGCCGACCAGCGACCTGCCGGGACTGCCAGGGCTGCCGCGTCCCCGCACCGCACCCGGCTGGACCCGCCAGGGCGGCTTCGGCATCGGGATGTCGAGCGGGTACGCCGGCACTGCCGGCGACCAGCAGGTCCTCAACGCGCTGCTCGCCGACCGCACCGGCCGCCCGGCCGACTCCTACGGCTCGCTCGGCGCGCTGCTCTACGGTCCCGTCGTCCGCGGCGGCACGGGGGGTGCGTCCTAG